The DNA region ttatcatttttctaattttttatcgTTTAAATTCCTATACCGTTGAgtatttttctatttcagtcctttttcttctttttttttattcgttTTCATTCTATgcctttaattatttttctattttcgtcattttatcatattttttattagaaaaatgtTTTAACTTTGGTCTTCAACCTTGTaaagttattatttattttaactaaaaaatgtaaaaaaatgttttattttaaattaggcagtacaagtaaaaaaaaaatattttttcaattttatcctaaTGTCGCACCTTGTAATGAATAACCTAtacaattttcatatattaaaaagttaaattaataataatcgAATTATTTGGTTTGATCATTCTGCATGTAGTGCGGATGTAACTCTAATAATCTCTAGTTAGCGAAATGCGAGAGTTTCATTTCGACAACTCTTTAACAgtataaatttcattaattttctattgttttaattttaacaaaGTTCACTTAATTATTATCTATAAATATTCACGAATGAGGATTTAAAATTTCCCccaaaaattaaagattttCTTAAGTGaatgattattttatataatccTATAAATAATCCCacgaaaataattaataattataagaaGATATAGCTCCGCAaatttattactttctctGAAATGGTGCTGCTCTCATGCATCAATATGTTCATTTTTCCGGGCAACTGAGATGGCTAATTGCTAGTACGTGTCTCcacccaaaataaaaatttaattgtgactctcacaaaaaataaatagatagagaatgaaagaaatggaaattgaaaactttatgaataaaattagtaaTACTATACAACCTTAATTGTTGAAGTACGATTGGTACCGACTGGGGTTACGATGACTTCAGAAACGAAATGGAAATTACTACCAGAAATTTCGGCATTTCCGAGAAAAAAATCTTCAAAAAATTAGTCCGAAAAGTACATTTTTCAATGGAAAGGTATCATTTCCTACGAATTTCTTAGGGAATTTCGAGGGAAATGATTCCTCGGAAAAGGGAtctcgaaattttttttcgggGGATTTAGAATGGGGAATATTAGGATAGATTTTCACGCTACCTAGATGATAAACTACCTAAACCTAATTAAACAATTATAACGATACGAAAAAACAAGCAATTATTGACCCGATTTTGTCGCTGGCCGTCTCATGTGAATAATGCTAATTGGTCTTGTAATGCcttagctatatatatatatatatatatatggggaaTGGGATTAACTTCCATCAGggatatttctttttcagttaGAAAAGATGCTCATTAACCTAATATAATgatataaaaattctaataattacTAAATGATACAGATAGTCATATAGTGAGTATCAAACATTGAATCTTTTATGCTTAGTTAGGTTTTAGAGTTTATTTTTACCTTTACTTCAATTAActctacttatcttcaattcaacaacataattgtacttttttctttttattcaatttttaatactaaattctctcagttatttattactttttcaacaattcaacaacacaataattactttctctcaactattcattatttttttgtacttttttcttataattcaataatacaatcatgaCAACttagttaattatatatatatatataaataaagttggaatagagttgagtttaactcaactctaatcCCAAACAAGACTTAATTAGCGTGCGTCAGTATGCTACACTCTCTTTAGTTATTTGAgaacttattattttcaaatgtaATTAGAGCATCTACTAGATATTGTAAACTTATATCTTTTAATATGATGGTCCATTCTTTTGtaagaaatttattagttCGAATTTATCAAGAATCTTACTAAATTTGCTTATTGCACCATAGAATTTTCCTATTAAATAACAAGTTATTTTGACAAATAATAAggattttgttatattttcaGGTTAGCCTATTAAGGAATAAAGTTTTCACAGCGtggattttttccattcacaaaatTCGAATCGAGACATTGTTTAAGGGGAACAAATGCGAAAtcacttgaaccaacccacgttagtggattttgttattttttaaagtacCATTAAAATTACACTTTTAAGAAGCATTCTTGCCCTAGCAaccctctatatatatatatatatatatatattgttttcgGTAAGGGCAACCCTCTATATATTTGGACAAAGTTGTTTGACTATACGGAGCTCTCATGGCAACTTTTGATCTCCTCCAATTCCTAGCAACTTTTCTGTCGGCTCTAGCCCTTCTAGTTTGCATAACCTCGCAATACAAGTCGTACAAATCGAAAAGACTATGCCACCCCCCGCCACCGCCACAAGCCGAAGGCTGCTGGCCAGTCATCGGCCACCTACACCTGTTCCACCAACGTCAGCTCACCCACAGGACCCTATCCAATATGGCTGACAAGTACGGACCGATATTCACCGTAAAACTCGGCTTGCACAGGGCCCTGGTTGTGAGCAGCTGGGAGTTCGCTAGGGAGTGCTTTACCGTCCATGACAAGGCCTTCTCCACCAGACCCATCATTGCCGCCACAAGGCTCATGGGCTACAACTGTGCCATGTTCGGCTTCGCCCCCTATGGGCCTTTCTGGCGTGAAATGCGTAGGATTACCACCACTGAGTTGCTCTCAAATGCCCAACTTGACAAGATGAGACACGTGCGGGCCTCCGAGGTTGAGAATGCTATCAAGGAGCTATACGAACATGCATCGGTAATGTCCCACCTGCATCTTATATTCATCATTATTGTGATGAGTTCTATAGCTCTTATCTGGTTTGTTGCTATATTCCAATAAATATGTATGGATTTGATCGTCAGATTTTTGAAACTCTCGATTCCTCTTAAATCCTCTCGTGATTAAGTGTAGGAAAGAGGCAGCTCTCCTGTGGATATGAAAAGGTGGTTTGGAGACCTGAACCTTAACTTCAGTCTACGCTTTGTCGGAGGAAAGCATTATCAAGATTCCAGGAAGAAAGACCCCGAGTATTGTCGGAGATTGGTGAGGGACTTCTTCAACATGTTTGGTGTTTTTGTGCTGTCTGATGCAATCCCTATGCTTGGCTGGTGGGATATGAATGGGTATAGGAAGTTGATGAAGCAAACCGCCAAAGGAATGGATGCTTTGGTTGGAGGGTGGCTTGAGGAACATAAGAGAAGGAGATTGTCAAGTAAAGAGGGCAAGGAGttggaagatgatgatgagaaAGATTTCATGGGCGTGTTGATTGACAATCTCGATGGAGCCAGCATATCAGGTTTTGATGCCGATACTATAATAAAGGCGACTTGTGCGGTAAGTACCCCTATAGAATTTTTATGCTTTCCCATATGCATAGTAAGCAGTTAGCTAGACAGATGACTTACAAAGGTCGCTCCAGTAGTACTAATGGAGCTGCAATATATCCGTGACGATAATTAGGCTTTGCATAAATGACCTTCCTCAAAAGAGGTTAAGTATATTATgaagatatataatattaaccCCAAGGTTAGCACAAGTGGTTAGGACGTGTGTACGCTTTGTGTGTAGTTCATAAGATTGTAGGTTTAAATCTCCCTTGCGCACGTAGCTACTAGTGAAGCTATCCACACATATGCTTGCACATGGACTTACCTAGATCCATGAATCTGCGGGTGTTCATGGGTTTGGGAGCGGAAACTCCTCCTTAAAAAGgaagatatataatattatatgctGCGGTGGGTTGTCCGGATATGCTTGGCGAAATCCTAACCCAATCTCTATCCTGCTGTCACCAATAAAATGAATTTAGTATATTATAGAAATCCTATCTCACTCTTTTTCCAGCTTACCAGACGTGACCATCTATGCTTTGGCTTTCATAAGAGAATAATCTCCCCAATACGCAACTCAGCTTTGAGAAAGAGATCTCAATGAGCCAAGCTGTTAATTGGCCTCGAAAACACTGAGGGGCCAGTCTTGTCAGGTCAATCTTGGTACGGTGAGAGGCCAGATGTAGCTGGAGCCGCCCCTTGGGGTGGTGAGGTCGCTATCAGGATAATTTTTTGGAAATCAACCCATTGATACAATGAGCATATATAGCTAGGAAcggagggaaaaaaaggacATGTATGGTCCTAATTGGCCTTGGCacttcaaattcaaatcaaaCAAACAAGATAATAGTCAAAGCTCCAAGTGCTTCTTTCCACTTGACTAATTTGTCTTTTCTGCCACGACTTACTGGTTaatattttccttcttctgGATAAACAACATTATCCCAGCTATACTCGAAAGTATGCGTTGACAGCTTGTCGTTTTAGTGAGATGAACCATATATCTAACAGCCAGGGACCGGGGAATGAAATAAAGGACCGAAAAATTTATCAGGGAGAATTTAATTCGAAGTCTCTTAATTCTAAATAATGCTAGCTGGAACGGAGGTTGTCtttgctctctctcttcacaGGAGGAGAGAGTGGGAGATCATTTGGGTGGTGGTGGTCCCGATACAGGCCGGCAGCCACCATTGCCTAGTCACGATGGCTAACGATCCTTAAGACCGCTGGCAATCTCGCCTGAAACTGTAGTGACCGAGTCAGGGCCACCACCATCCCCCTAACCTTCTCAGATAGTTTGATCcgcctttcttttttttttccccttaattttttaaaaaataatataaaatgtaGTTGATGCTAAAGTtgacaaaaagaaatttcTGAGCCTTTTTATAAATAGAATACTAAATAATATAAGATTTATAACAATTATCTCACTAGATAAGATTaacataattaaataaatacttaTTTCATGGAGCACTTTAAAAAATCAgcacttaaaattaagttaaaatgattgataaaaaaattaagttaagaAAAATCACATTATACAAAAAGATATTCTTCGTGATCCAATTTCAGTGTGCATATATATCACccaaagagaaagaaaaaggaaaatccagATTTATAAAGATCGAGTTAAGGTCCAATTTTATGTGCCTATATCGTCATATATTTCTACGAGCATGAGTCATGTGGCCTAATAAAACGACACAAACAACTTGATTATGCATCTCCATATCAAAATCGATAATTCCAGGATAAAATTTAGGATCTCATGAAAATGATATCCTACATTGAAGGACAAATGGATTTTAACCTCGTCGGTTCGTCCTCTGTGATAGATTCTTAACTAGAGCAAATATGGGTGGACATATTGATTTATGAGGCCAAATGCACCGgaatttctctaattttattgCTGATTACCTGCAACGATCTGCAATTCTCATGCCAGAATCTTCTGATAGCTGGAAGCGACATTACCATGGTGGTGCTGACGTGGGCTCTATCACTGCTGCTCAACAACGGGGATGCCTTAAGGAAAGCCCAGGAAGAGTTGGACATCCATGTTGGAAGGGACCGGCGCGTGGAAGAATCCGACATCAGAAACCTTGTCTACCTGCAGGCTGTTATCAAGGAAACCATGAGACTGTACCCGCCAGGTGATACAAGATTGGTTAAGAGAAGGTTTCATGagaccatgttgttcattctaATTTGTAACATTAACTGCTCTGTCGTGTTGTCACTCCAGCTCCTGTCCTTGGGCTCCGAGAAGCCATGGAAGACTGCACCTTTACCTCATCGGGCAGCAGCTACCACGTCTCAGCAGGCACACGGCTGTTAGTGAATATACATAAGATCCAAAGGGACGAGCGAGTGTGGCCAGAGCCAGACAAGTTCATGCCAGAGAGGTTCCTGACTGAGGCCCATAGGGACGTGGATGTCAGAGGGCAGAGCTTTGAGCTAATGCCATTTGGGTCTGGGCGTAGGGCTTGTGCTGGGATCGGCTTGGGTCTAGTTCAGATGCACCTCGCCCTGGCCAGTCTGTTGCAGGGCTTCAATGTAAGTACGGTTGGGAATACGAGGGTGGACATGACAGAGAGCTCCGGGCTGACCAACTTCAAAGCAACCCCACTTGAAGTTTTGGTGACTCCAAGGCTTAACTCCGAGCTCTACAGATAATAGACTGAAGATCCTACGCAATTACGCGCACTTCTCAACCTCGTACTAAGGTTTTATATATGAGTGATGTCTGACGGCTCTGATCTGAATGTGCAGCTTGAGAGTGCTTTTCTTTCCAGGAACACTTCATTCAGCATTATGTTTGCTAGACTTTCGGGTGTTTCATTGTTAGAAAATCGAAAAGTTGTGcgaaataattttcaataaactTAAAGTTATATTTAATTTCCGGGATATaacttaatttctttttccagaCTTTTCTGAGTTGGATTGACTTAGATGCCATGTCAGGGACAtattatcaatttttaatatcatCTTCCTCCAATTGAAACAAACACAGCAATTGAAACTAGTGCAATTCCATTCATCCTTCtctttttctgatttttcttaaCAGTTTCTTAGAACAAAATCTATGAAggcaaaaaaagaataagaggaagaaaagtaaaaataaaataaaataaaataaaaaatcaaacgaagaagaagatgaagagcgGCAACACAtctcttcttccccttcttcctGAATCCAAGCAAAAATTTGACGTGGTGGTATCTTGTTCTATATGATGAACATATGTATTTGCAGAATCACCTTTAATGCAAAGAATGCAAAGAATTTCAGCTCCAAAATTATATGTgtatgaaaattcaatttcaCAATACACTTcgtcgaaaaaaaaaagagaagaagaaatggcAGAGAAAGAAGTGCATTTCGGACATTTCATCATGCTTCTCGAATTTTTCTTGCGACTGCTTTCAAGTGGATTGATTACCTCCTTTGCCCGTTTCCAATTAAATTTCGTGTTCTGTTCGGGAAGGGGTTGCATTGTCGTTTTCGCCCTTACTATTCTTAGTCAAAGCTATCCCAATTGGGGATTCAATATATCTTAGCTCGGGTTTGATAAATTCACCTCTTAATTGTTATTTGTAAAAGGGTAAAGTATTTGTAGGCGCTGCTAATTAGACTTTGGTTTGTATAATGGAAATTTGGTTTTGCTTATATATACTTTAATTCTGGACGAAGCGATGAAGAGATGTCCTGCGATTGCTGTTCATCCTCATCTTTGATGCTTCTtcgtttcttctttttcctttttaattttttttcttagaaTTTGTTAAATTAAATCCAGGAGTGAAGGATAACGGGCTATAATTTTTGAATCAGGTTCATTTCACGCCTTCCGATGGCACTATAGACCTTCCTATTTGTCTTGTAATgcacaaatatttattttgcttggAGTCACAGTTGTACACATCTACccataaaaacatataaaattgtAGACTTTTCAAACTTGGCAAAGACAGTACGGCATGTTAAAATACTCTTGCAACTTTTTTCATTATGTTTTCCTTtaatcatttattattatattatatgcttTGTTCattttccaaaacaaaaaatatgtaaaaagaaaaggcaagtTTGTTTTGTTAGGCACTTAAGGTTTGTTTTGTTAGGcgcttaaaaaataatatcttttccttttttcgaTGTAAATTCTGCTATTCAAAAACTCAATTGGATCTCGACGAATTCAGTTAAGCTGGGTCGGCTCACTAAGTGGTAACGCTCTACCAATGTGGATATTTTGCATTCACAAAAACTCGAACCCGATACCTTACTTAAGCGGAATAAGtatcgaaccgcttgaaccaatccatatTAATATAACTTTAATAATTTCATCTATTATTTgttattaattcaattttaatttataatcatAGAAAAGGACAAAACACTTTGTAATTACCTTTTCCTTATATTACCTAggcattttaaaaataaaattaatctaTGAATATGGATcatataattgaaatatatgCAAAATTCTAAAAGTTTTGGGTATTTTGAGAGActaataattattcttttcagGATTATATAATTGTTAATTTTGTTGtactttaataatttaatttaaaaaattatttttatttcaatttttcatgaataataaagaaagagaaaatttttgtaattaccTTTCTATTATATTAggcatttttaaaataaaaataatttatggaTTGATTGATAATTGCAAATGGATTGATTATATAATTGTAATATAAACACTATAAACTTCTGAAGTTTTGGATCGTGAGAGACAAACAAATATTGATGTTTTGGGTGATATACAAACAAATATATCTTTTCGAgtgatgtacaaataaattttcttcttttgggcGTGGATAATCTAGAAAATTCTAAGGAGAAATTGAGGGAAGTGCACAAGGAGTGCTAGAAGAAAAAGGTCATTACCAACAGCTTATGGAGGCCAGACCCATATAAAATAGTGCGAATTTGGAGTACATTGTTCTCATAGAGTGGTTATATATCAGGCAAAATTCATGGGTACAATTTATAGAAAGAGTAAAATAGACTATAATCTTCacccgaaaaaaaaactatgatctagtacccaaaaaaaattatgatatcaAAAAAGAGTGTTGTGCGGTGGCGTATGTCATCGTCTGATAACGAAGAAATTCCATGTTCGATACCCACCTAGCTATTCGGATTTCTGCTTCATAGTACTAGGCCTCGTGCCCCTTAGTCTACAATTGCAGAAATCTCACCATTACATAAAAATATCATTCTTTTTCTAACCAAATAGCTATTTATGTATGACTGTATCGATATTGTATTATACATGGCAATAACTCGACTCGATGGATCCGTGCATGTGCGGGAATCTATATATGTACTCTTCCTCGTACCAAGAACTCACAGTTTCCTTGCCCAACATATGCTatattgtcagacaacgttgTTTGACCACACAAAGCTCTCATGGAAACCAGCTTTGATACTGTCCCTCAATTCTTAGCAACCTTTCTCTCCGCCCTAGCCGTTCTAGCTTGCATAACCTTACTCTGCAAGTCCCACAAGTCAAGAAGGCCATGCAACACCCGGCCACTGCCACAGCCCGAAGGCTGCTGGCCGATCATCGGCCATCTCCACCTGTTCCACAAACAACAGCTCACCCACAAGACCCTGTCCAATATGGCCGACAAGTATGGACCAATATTCACTGTAAAACTCGGCTCACACAGAGCCCTGGTTGTGAGCAGCTGGGAGGTCGCCAGAGAGTGCTTTACCGTCCATGACAAGGTCTTCTCCACCCGACCCATCATTGCCGCCACAAGGCTCATGGGCTACAACTGTGCCATGTTTGGCTTCGCCCCCTACGGGCCTTACTGGCGTGAAATGCGTAGGATTGTCATGGTTGAGTTGCTATCAAATGCGCAACTTGACAAGATGAGGCACATGAAGGCCTCCGAGGTTGACAATGTGATCAAGGAGCTCTATGAACATTCATCGGTAATATCTTCCATTATTGTTCAGAAGTATTTGGTTTAGTCGATATATAATACGTTGAGAACTGTGATTTGCTTTGTTGCCCTAATAATTAACCATATTTAGTTCATTAATTAGAAAGGTTACCTCTTGGAATATAAATGATAGATCGAACGATATCGTGTGGGCATGTCAGTATTTTTTTGATAGGTCATGTAGGCATGTTAGTATGCTCATGCACTTTTGCGTCTTTCCTCTTCAATCATCTCTCAATTTTTAACTGTAGGTAAGAGGCAGCTCTCCTGTGGACATGAAAAGGTGGTTCGGAGATCTGAACCTTAACTTCAGTCTGCGCTTAGTAGGAGGGAAGCAATATCGAAATTCTGAGGAGAAAGACCCCGAGTACTGTCGGAGATTGGCGAGGGACTTCTTCAACATGTTTGGTGTTTTTGTGCTGTCTGATGCAATCCCCATGCTTGGTTGGTGGGATATGAATGGGTATAAGAAGTTGATGAAGGAAACTGCCGAAGGAATGGATGCTTTGGTTGGAGGGTGGCTAGAGGAACATAAGAGAAGGAGATTGTTGAGGAAAGAGGGCAAGGAGttggaagatgatgatgagaaAGATTTCATGGCTGTGTTGATTGACAATCTCGATGGAGCCGGCATGTCGGGTTTCGACGCCGATACTGTAATCAAGTCGACTTGTGCGGTAAGTAATTCCATCCTATTATAGAATTTTTCATTAAGCTATATGATATCCTATATAGTAAACAATTAGAGAGTGAGATTACTTCAAAGGATCGGTGGAATATAGTATTGAGCTTTGATTAAGAGGATAGGCTTTGCATAAGTGACCTTCCTCAATAGGTTAAGGAAATTATGAAGACATTATATATCCTTTGGCTTTCATAACAGAATATATAATCTCCATATACTCAACTCAGCTTCGACAAAGTGATCTCAATGAGCCAAGCTGTGGCCTCAACAATGCCGAGAGGACGGTCATGTAAGAATAATCTTGGTATGACGAGGCCAAATGCAGCCGGACCTGCGACACCCCTTGTGGTGGTGAAGGTCACTATCCGGATAATTTCTTGGAAATTAACCCATTAATATTAGACATATAAATTCATGGCCCTAATTGGCGTTGGCACTTAAAATATCAATCGAACAAACAAAAGTGTAGTCAGTGTTCCAAGTGCTTCAACTTGACTAATTTGTCTTCTGCCATGATTTACCAGTCAACATTATCGTCTTTTGCGTAAACGGCATTATCCTTGCTAGTCAAAAGCATGCATTAACCTCAATAGAGGGTATAACGCATTGGCGCACCTCTCGCCTATCAAGAAGTCTTAAGTTCAATATTCAGTAGGATTGCTTGTGcccatttattaaatatttaagatttttatttcaatatattaggccactgtaacaaaaaaaagcatgcaTTAACATTCaaccaaaggaaaaaaaaaagcattaaCAGCTTGTCGATTAACCATTCCTGTTTGACCCTTTTATCCATTCTCGGTTATGAGGAAGTCCAAAGACCCATAGGAAAAGGGATAGGGGAAATAATACTACGAGAAATTTCACCTATGAAGATTAAATACTGAAATTTTCGATGATATGTGTGCCTAAGCCATTGCacttcattcttttttttttcccgattaCAATGGAAGCTCATGGGCCTAacacaatgaaatataaatcttatTAGTTAATAAAGGAGTACGGATAATCCCATTAAATATCGAACATCCACTTCATTCCTTTTTAGATTGCGCCTTCTTCATAATCCAATTCATGTGTACGTATTTatcagagagagaggaaaaagaaaagtcaaaTTCATGAACATCCACATTGTCATATATTTCCACGAGCATGTTGTATGGAAAAGCAAAATGG from Punica granatum isolate Tunisia-2019 chromosome 3, ASM765513v2, whole genome shotgun sequence includes:
- the LOC116201004 gene encoding xanthotoxin 5-hydroxylase CYP82C2-like yields the protein MATFDLLQFLATFLSALALLVCITSQYKSYKSKRLCHPPPPPQAEGCWPVIGHLHLFHQRQLTHRTLSNMADKYGPIFTVKLGLHRALVVSSWEFARECFTVHDKAFSTRPIIAATRLMGYNCAMFGFAPYGPFWREMRRITTTELLSNAQLDKMRHVRASEVENAIKELYEHASERGSSPVDMKRWFGDLNLNFSLRFVGGKHYQDSRKKDPEYCRRLVRDFFNMFGVFVLSDAIPMLGWWDMNGYRKLMKQTAKGMDALVGGWLEEHKRRRLSSKEGKELEDDDEKDFMGVLIDNLDGASISGFDADTIIKATCANLLIAGSDITMVVLTWALSLLLNNGDALRKAQEELDIHVGRDRRVEESDIRNLVYLQAVIKETMRLYPPAPVLGLREAMEDCTFTSSGSSYHVSAGTRLLVNIHKIQRDERVWPEPDKFMPERFLTEAHRDVDVRGQSFELMPFGSGRRACAGIGLGLVQMHLALASLLQGFNVSTVGNTRVDMTESSGLTNFKATPLEVLVTPRLNSELYR
- the LOC116201003 gene encoding xanthotoxin 5-hydroxylase CYP82C2-like — encoded protein: METSFDTVPQFLATFLSALAVLACITLLCKSHKSRRPCNTRPLPQPEGCWPIIGHLHLFHKQQLTHKTLSNMADKYGPIFTVKLGSHRALVVSSWEVARECFTVHDKVFSTRPIIAATRLMGYNCAMFGFAPYGPYWREMRRIVMVELLSNAQLDKMRHMKASEVDNVIKELYEHSSVRGSSPVDMKRWFGDLNLNFSLRLVGGKQYRNSEEKDPEYCRRLARDFFNMFGVFVLSDAIPMLGWWDMNGYKKLMKETAEGMDALVGGWLEEHKRRRLLRKEGKELEDDDEKDFMAVLIDNLDGAGMSGFDADTVIKSTCANLLVAGSDTAMVVLTWALSLLLNNRDALRKAQDELDIHVGRDRRVEESDIRNLIYLQAVIKETMRLYPPGPILGLREAMEDCIFTSSGSSYHIPAGTRLLVNVYKIQRDKRMWPDPEEFKPERFFTEAHRDVDVRGQSFELMPFGSGRRACAGIGLGIVLIHLALASLLQGFNVSTAGNASVDMTESSGLANLKATPLEVLVTPRLNPKLYGQ